A region from the Palaemon carinicauda isolate YSFRI2023 unplaced genomic scaffold, ASM3689809v2 scaffold96, whole genome shotgun sequence genome encodes:
- the LOC137637745 gene encoding LOW QUALITY PROTEIN: zinc finger protein 585A-like (The sequence of the model RefSeq protein was modified relative to this genomic sequence to represent the inferred CDS: inserted 1 base in 1 codon) — MRSRKKKSISGNVNSNALARKRCTCSECGKTFFNKLSLTVHLRIHTGEKSYKCNVCSKTFIRKSNLTEHLRTHTGERPYKCNVCSKTFITKSKLTIHLRLRTGEKPYKCNVCSKTFTQKQSLTLHLRIHTGEKPYKCDVCSKTFTCKQYLTRHLRIHTGKKPYNCDVCGKTFIRQSNLXRHLRIHTGERPYNYDVCGKTFIRQSHLTRHLRIHTGEKPYKCDVCSEFFTLKNYLTKHKKSHERSIPVKQEVSPGEVGSPDFAIQGPVLRTFHGAPGIHEDVYDGLRMGPRTGDLSNSIPGRLVTPFFLKGSLEATWHRPSATMQKSGHHSQHGKISVDPNQQYDLLGDSSGFITGQGFSINRQAEQPGPSSPSLPTRTSQKSEGLAEVGRTSGVHREACSTRKAEPKNNSMEPKGELEPEKFPRQDCASSAGNQTGPFEAATLSEVSRKPSIPSSSRLKVIQCLLKRQGYSTKTAKRMSLYLRKSSTAVYQSKWTMFVKWCKSKKIEPLEASVPDIADFLVHLRDKMAMSVPAVKGVRVVLGQVFLLKGIDLGSSRHISMFIKSFEQSCPPSSPRVLSWDLARVLDMLRKPPFEPLKDIVDKNLTLKAVFLLVFASAKRVGELHGLSYEVEHSRGWKEISFKFVPSFVAKTQNPSVWDPRFESFTVPAIPNSGNQEYLKLCPVRVIRKYLKRTANLRPAIKNLFVSSGKTKKTISKNTVSFWLKQTLHLKGRNHPPLAAKACKLLKLYAKDSSCDRERMMNSEPPFEFSVKSEIEDLFSPAIDPENNDTSGSVALFNDSALFLDPKLEVKVEPEIFDSSESNLKNSYEYDASVSEKGSGNWKGDVDNEESVDTYLRTVKEEDKGKEKERLSCVISGKELLQKDVLNQEVNQINEKQKKKSISGNVNSNALARKRCTCSECGKTFFNKLSLTVHLRIHTGEKPYKCNVCSKTFTRKSTLTEHLGIHMGERPYKCNVCSKTFTQKQTLTAHLRIHTGEKPYNCDVCSKTFIRQSNLTRHLRIHTGERPYNCDVCGKTFTKKQNLTLHLRIHTGEKPYKCNVCSKTFTQKQTLTAHLRIHTGEKPYNCDVCSKTFIRQSNLTRHLRIHTGEKPYKCDVCSEFFTLKNYLTKHKKSHERSIPVS; from the exons atgagaagcagaaaaaaaaaaagtatctctggtaatgttaactccaatgctctagctagaaagcgatgcacatgcagtgaatgtgggaaaacgttttttaataaattatctcttacagtacatttaagaattcacacgggagagaagtcatacaagtgcaatgtctgtagcaaaacatttattagaaaatcaaatctcactgaacatttaagaacTCACacaggagagaggccatacaaatgtaatgtctgtagcaaaacatttattacaaaatcaaagctcactatacatttaagacttcgcacgggagagaagccatacaagtgcaatgtctgtagcaaaacatttacccagaaacaAAGTCTCActctacatttaagaattcacacgggagagaagccatacaagtgcgatgtctgtagcaaaacatttacttgcAAACAATATCTCActagacatttaagaattcacacgggaaaGAAGCCATACAATTGCGATGTCTGTGGCAAAACATTTATTAGACAATCAAATC AtagacatttaagaattcacacgggagagaggccatacaattACGATGTCTGTGGCAAAACATTTATTAGACAATCACATCTCActagacatttaagaattcacacgggagagaagccatacaagtgtgatgtctgtagcgAATTCTTTACTTTGAAAAACTatctcactaaacataagaaatcacatgagagatctattccagt caagcaggaagtttctccgggtgaagtggggagcCCAGATTttgcaattcaaggccctgtgcttcggacttttcacggcgccccaggtattcacgaggatgTTTATGACGGTCTccgtatgggcccacgaacgggggaTTTGTCtaattcgatacctggacgactggttactcctttcttcctcaaaggaagtcttgaagCAACATGGCACAGACCTTCTGCAACTATGCAAAAATCTGGGCatcacagtcaacatggaaaaatcTCAGTTGACCCCAACCAACAatatgacttacttggggatagtTCTGGATTCATTACAGGTCAAGGATTTTCCATCAATagacaggctgaacaacctggaccaagttCTCCTTCCCTTCCTACTAGGACatcccagaagagcgaaggattggcagaggttggtaggacatctggtgtccaTAGAGAAGCTTGTTCCACACGGAAGGCAGAACCTAAGAATAATTCAATGGAACCTAAAGGAGAATTGGAaccagagaagttccccagacaaGATTGTGCCAGTTCTGCAGGAAACCAA ACCGGACCTTTTGAGGCAGCCACACTTtcagaggtttcacgaaaaccctcaatcccttcgtcttcacgcctgaagGTTATCCAGTGcctcctgaaaagacaagggtattcgactaagacagctaagaggatgtccctttaCTTGAGAAAATCTTCTACGGCTGTCTACCAATCTAAATGGACAATGTTCGTTAAGTGGTGCAAGTCTAAGAAGATAGAACCCCTAGAAGCATCAGTTCCCGATATAGCAGATTTCCTAGTTCATCTCAGGGATAAGAtggccatgtcagtcccagcgGTTAAAGGAGTTCGAGTCGTCCTTGGTCAAGTCTTTCTCTTGAAGGGCATAGATTTGGGTTCTTCCAGACACATTTCCATgttcatcaagagcttcgagcagtcatgTCCTCCATCTTCCCCTAGAGTCCTGAGTTGGGACCTGGCTAGGGTGCTAGATATGCTTCGTAAACCACCCTTCGAACCCTTAAAAGATATCgtggacaagaatctcacgctcaaagCTGTCTTCCTGTTAGTGTTTGCctcagctaagagagtgggtgagctACATGGGTTGTCATATGAAGTAGAGCATTCTAGAGGGTGGAAAGAGATCTCCTTTAAGTTTGTCCCCTCGTTCGTcgccaagacccagaatccttcCGTTTGGGATCCTAGGTTTGAAAGTTTTACTGTCCCAGCAATTCCGAACTCAGGTAATCAGGAATACTTGAAATTGTGCCCTgtcagggtgattaggaagtatcttaaaagaacggcgaaTCTCCGTCCGGCTATTAAGAACCTCTTCGTATCCTCGGGTAAAACTAAAAAGACCATCTCCAAGAATACTGTTTCTTTTTGGCTCAAACAG actcttcatctcaaaggaaggaatcatccacctcttgctgctaaagcttgtaagctactgaagtTATATGCAAAAGAC tcatcttgtgatagggagaggatgatgaattctgaaccaccttttgaattttcagtgaaaagtgaaattgaagatctattttcacctgcaattgatccagaaaataatgatacctcaggcagtgttgctctctttaatgataGCGCTCTTTTCTTGGACCCAAAAttggaagtcaaagtagagccagaaatatttgattctagcgaaagcaacttgaaaaattcctacgagtacgatgcatcagtAAGTGAAAAGGGTTCAGGAAATTGGAAAGGGGATGTCGATaatgaggaaagtgtagacacttatTTAAGGACAGTTAAggaagaggataaaggaaaagaaaaggaaagacttTCATGTGTGATCAGTGGAaaagaattattacagaaagatgttttgaatcaagaggtgaatcaaataaatgagaagcagaaaaaaaaaagtatctctggTAATGTTAACTCtaatgctctagctagaaagcgatgcacatgcagtgaatgtgggaaaacgttttttaataaattatctcttacagtacatttaagaattcacacgggagagaagccatacaagtgcaatgtctgtagcaaaacatttactagaaaatcaactctcactgaacatttaggaattcacatgggagagaggccatacaaatgtaatgtctgtagcaaaacatttacccagaaacaAACTCTCactgcacatttaagaattcacacaggagagaagccatacaattgcgatgtctgtagcaaaacatttattagacaatcaaatctcactagacatttaagaattcacacgggagagaggccatacaattGTGATGTCTGTGGCAAAACATTTACCAAGAAACAAAATCTCActctacatttaagaattcacacgggagagaagccatacaaatgcaatgtctgtagcaaaacatttacccagaaacaAACTCTCactgcacatttaagaattcacacaggagagaagccatacaattgcgatgtctgtagcaaaacatttattagacaatcaaatctcactagacatttaagaattcacacgggagagaagccatacaagtgtgatgtctgtagcgAATTCTTTACTTTGAAAAACTatctcactaaacataagaaatcacatgagagatctattccagtgtcatga